One part of the Tenacibaculum sp. 190130A14a genome encodes these proteins:
- the rplT gene encoding 50S ribosomal protein L20, with the protein MPRSVNSVASRNRRKKILKQAKGYFGRRKNVYTVAKNAVEKAMQYAYRDRKNNKRNFRSLWIQRINAGARQHGMSYSQFMGKVKANNIELNRKVLADLAMNNPEAFKAIVEKVK; encoded by the coding sequence ATGCCAAGATCAGTAAATTCAGTAGCTTCAAGAAATAGAAGAAAGAAAATCTTGAAGCAAGCAAAAGGTTACTTTGGACGTAGAAAAAACGTTTATACAGTAGCAAAGAACGCGGTTGAAAAGGCAATGCAATATGCATACCGTGACCGTAAAAACAATAAGAGAAACTTCCGTTCGTTATGGATTCAACGTATTAACGCTGGAGCTCGTCAACACGGAATGTCTTACTCACAGTTTATGGGTAAAGTAAAAGCTAACAATATCGAATTAAACCGTAAGGTTTTAGCTGATTTAGCTATGAACAATCCAGAAGCTTTTAAGGCCATTGTAGAAAAAGTAAAATAA